In Halichondria panicea chromosome 9, odHalPani1.1, whole genome shotgun sequence, a genomic segment contains:
- the LOC135341393 gene encoding G-protein coupled receptor 157-like — MYQDNGTLITEPGFIKAVQVTAGITSILSTLGASLIIFIYIAFRNLRTTARQLLVSLSIADIIVAISHFVGLFANFKRFIYQYNNETWNTSTTDPLCITQAAFSMFGTLASFLLSLAIGVYLVGILVWKKPRSWKKLFPIFYIICWGLPAIVVIPNLAKRLFGFALGANIGWCFIAQQVDSSNSDYVDYVITEYLSYEIWVCIVFIALPVLYLTAFIYIRCKRQRNNYENISSSSLPQGGDLKLLFVPVVFLLLRIWSTVLDNIVYHTTDEETWLYYLNSPGIAALVIIAGIGDNAQGLVNAILFCALTKQVRQQLFSKQYYVNVCGRHNIQPISAVDENTQCSNDRHFYDNKSSSYAPSVQFVASHSSASITIT; from the exons ATGTACCAAGACAACGGCACTCTTATTACTGAGCCTGGATTCATCAAGGCCGTCcaagtgacagctggaatCACTAGCATTCTCTCAACACTGGGGGCATCTCTCATCATATTTATATACATTGCATTTCGTAATCTACGAACAACAGCACGTCAATTGTTAGTCAGCCTCAGCATTGCTGATATCATTGTTGCTATATCACATTTTGTGGGGCTATTCGCAAACTTTAAACGATTCATTTATCAATACAACAATGAGACTTGGAACACATCTACCACTGACCCACTGTGCATTACCCAAGCTGCATTTTCAATGTTCGGAACACTTGCTTCTTTCCTACTGTCCCTAGCTATCGGTGTGTATCTAGTTGGGATATTGGTCTGGAAGAAGCCAAGAAGTTGGAAAAAGCTTTTTCCCATTTTTTACATAATTTGCTGGGGATTACCAGCTATTGTGGTTATTCCGAATCTTGCCAAGCGTCTATTTGGATTTGCACTTGGAGCTAATATAG GATGGTGCTTCATTGCCCAACAAGTCGATTCATCTAACAGTGACTACGTGGACTATGTTATTACCGAGTATCTGAGCTACGAAATATGGGTGTGCATAGTCTTCATTGCATTGCCAGTGCTATATTTGACTGCTTTTATTTACATTCGTTGCAAG AGGCAGAGAAACAACTATGAAAACATATCTTCTTCTAGTCTACCACAAGGAGGGGATCTGAAGTTGCTATTTGTACCAGTAGTATTTCTATTGCTCAGGATATGGAGTACTGTACTTGATAATATTGTATATCATACAACAGATGAAGAAACCTGGTTATATTACCTGAACAGCCCCGGGATTGCTGCTCTGGTTATCATAGCG GGAATCGGAGACAATGCACAGGGATTGGTCAACGCTATCTTGTTCTGTGCGCTCACTAAGCAAGTGAGACAGCAGCTCTTCTCCAAGCAGTAttatgtgaatgtgtgtgggcGTCACAATATACAGCCAATATCAGCAGTGGACGAGAACACACAGTGTAGCAATGACAGGCACTTTTACGATAACAAATCATCGAGTTATGCACCTAGTGTTCAATTTGTGGCATCACACAGCAGTGCatcaataactataacttaa
- the LOC135341389 gene encoding cyclic AMP receptor-like protein A isoform X3 yields MLFCQMMLFKDDLEEDDSPILQPGYILAIQVTAGITSILSTLGASLIIFTYIAFRNLRTTARQLLVSISIADIIVAISHFVGLFANFKRFIYQYNNETWNTSTTDPLCITQAAFSMFGTLASFLLSLAIGVYLVGILVWKKPRIWKRLVPIFYYICWGIPAIMVLPNVIGHYYGFADIGWCYIAKNSLPSSKYESYLLAEYLSYDIWVYLVFIALPVLYITAFVYIRCKKKKNSSYEPLSVLHTPQEVYSGYNENDPYTNLGNNGAPPLAILGGIGDNAQGLVNAILFCVFTKQARQQLFSRQSYLNMCKCRHNSREPEYQTPFDESNRESEYQTTPEESTELNIDRQFYDNAYGVIVNT; encoded by the exons ATGTTGTTTTGCCAAATGATGTTGTTTAAAGATGATCTAGAAGAGGATGACTCTCCTATTCTCCAGCCTGGGTATATTCTGGCCATCcaagtgacagctggaatCACTAGCATTCTCTCAACGCTGGGGGCATCTCTCATCATATTTACGTACATTGCATTCCGTAATCTACGAACAACAGCACGTCAATTGTTAGTCAGTATTAGCATTGCCGACATCATTGTTGCTATATCACATTTTGTGGGGCTATTCGCAAACTTTAAACGATTCATTTATCAATACAACAATGAGACTTGGAACACATCTACCACTGACCCACTGTGCATTACCCAAGCTGCATTTTCAATGTTCGGAACACTTGCTTCTTTCCTACTGTCCCTAGCTATCGGTGTGTATCTAGTTGGGATATTGGTCTGGAAGAAACCAAGAATTTGGAAGAGACTCGTCCCAATCTTTTATTATATTTGCTGGGGAATACCGGCGATCATGGTTCTCCCGAATGTCATTGGGCACTACTACGGATTTGCTGATATAG GCTGGTGCTATATTGCAAAAAATAGCCTACCCTCATCTAAATACGAAAGTTATCTTCTCGCTGAATATCTAAGCTACGACATATGGGTTTACCTGGTTTTTATTGCTTTACCGGTGCTGTATATAACAGCCTTTGTGTACATTCGATGTAAG aagaagaaaaacaGCAGCTATGAACCACTGTCAGTACTTCACACTCCACAAGAAG TTTACAGTGGCTATAATGAGAATGATCCTTATACGAACCTGGGGAATAATGGCGCTCCTCCTCTGGCTATTTTGGGT GGAATTGGAGACAATGCCCAAGGATTGGTCAACGCTATCTTGTTTTGTGTGTTCACTAAGCAAGCGAGACAACAGCTCTTCTCCAGGCAGTCGTACCTGAATATGTGCAAGTGTCGTCATAACAGCAGGGAGCCAGAATACCAGACCCCCTTTGATGAGAGTAACAGGGAGTCAGAGTACCAGACCACCCCTGAAGAGAGTACAGAGCTGAACATTGATAGGCAGTTTTATGATAATGCATATGGAGTCATTGTGAATACTTAA
- the LOC135341389 gene encoding cyclic AMP receptor-like protein A isoform X4, with amino-acid sequence MLFCQMMLFKDDLEEDDSPILQPGYILAIQVTAGITSILSTLGASLIIFTYIAFRNLRTTARQLLVSISIADIIVAISHFVGLFANFKRFIYQYNNETWNTSTTDPLCITQAAFSMFGTLASFLLSLAIGVYLVGILVWKKPRIWKRLVPIFYYICWGIPAIMVLPNVIGHYYGFADIGWCYIAKNSLPSSKYESYLLAEYLSYDIWVYLVFIALPVLYITAFVYIRCKKKNSSYEPLSVLHTPQEVYSGYNENDPYTNLGNNGAPPLAILGGIGDNAQGLVNAILFCVFTKQARQQLFSRQSYLNMCKCRHNSREPEYQTPFDESNRESEYQTTPEESTELNIDRQFYDNAYGVIVNT; translated from the exons ATGTTGTTTTGCCAAATGATGTTGTTTAAAGATGATCTAGAAGAGGATGACTCTCCTATTCTCCAGCCTGGGTATATTCTGGCCATCcaagtgacagctggaatCACTAGCATTCTCTCAACGCTGGGGGCATCTCTCATCATATTTACGTACATTGCATTCCGTAATCTACGAACAACAGCACGTCAATTGTTAGTCAGTATTAGCATTGCCGACATCATTGTTGCTATATCACATTTTGTGGGGCTATTCGCAAACTTTAAACGATTCATTTATCAATACAACAATGAGACTTGGAACACATCTACCACTGACCCACTGTGCATTACCCAAGCTGCATTTTCAATGTTCGGAACACTTGCTTCTTTCCTACTGTCCCTAGCTATCGGTGTGTATCTAGTTGGGATATTGGTCTGGAAGAAACCAAGAATTTGGAAGAGACTCGTCCCAATCTTTTATTATATTTGCTGGGGAATACCGGCGATCATGGTTCTCCCGAATGTCATTGGGCACTACTACGGATTTGCTGATATAG GCTGGTGCTATATTGCAAAAAATAGCCTACCCTCATCTAAATACGAAAGTTATCTTCTCGCTGAATATCTAAGCTACGACATATGGGTTTACCTGGTTTTTATTGCTTTACCGGTGCTGTATATAACAGCCTTTGTGTACATTCGATGTAAG aagaaaaacaGCAGCTATGAACCACTGTCAGTACTTCACACTCCACAAGAAG TTTACAGTGGCTATAATGAGAATGATCCTTATACGAACCTGGGGAATAATGGCGCTCCTCCTCTGGCTATTTTGGGT GGAATTGGAGACAATGCCCAAGGATTGGTCAACGCTATCTTGTTTTGTGTGTTCACTAAGCAAGCGAGACAACAGCTCTTCTCCAGGCAGTCGTACCTGAATATGTGCAAGTGTCGTCATAACAGCAGGGAGCCAGAATACCAGACCCCCTTTGATGAGAGTAACAGGGAGTCAGAGTACCAGACCACCCCTGAAGAGAGTACAGAGCTGAACATTGATAGGCAGTTTTATGATAATGCATATGGAGTCATTGTGAATACTTAA
- the LOC135341389 gene encoding G-protein coupled receptor 157-like isoform X2 → MLFCQMMLFKDDLEEDDSPILQPGYILAIQVTAGITSILSTLGASLIIFTYIAFRNLRTTARQLLVSISIADIIVAISHFVGLFANFKRFIYQYNNETWNTSTTDPLCITQAAFSMFGTLASFLLSLAIGVYLVGILVWKKPRIWKRLVPIFYYICWGIPAIMVLPNVIGHYYGFADIGWCYIAKNSLPSSKYESYLLAEYLSYDIWVYLVFIALPVLYITAFVYIRCKKKNSSYEPLSVLHTPQEGDLKLLFVPVLFLLLRVWTTIYDLTVYSGYNENDPYTNLGNNGAPPLAILGGIGDNAQGLVNAILFCVFTKQARQQLFSRQSYLNMCKCRHNSREPEYQTPFDESNRESEYQTTPEESTELNIDRQFYDNAYGVIVNT, encoded by the exons ATGTTGTTTTGCCAAATGATGTTGTTTAAAGATGATCTAGAAGAGGATGACTCTCCTATTCTCCAGCCTGGGTATATTCTGGCCATCcaagtgacagctggaatCACTAGCATTCTCTCAACGCTGGGGGCATCTCTCATCATATTTACGTACATTGCATTCCGTAATCTACGAACAACAGCACGTCAATTGTTAGTCAGTATTAGCATTGCCGACATCATTGTTGCTATATCACATTTTGTGGGGCTATTCGCAAACTTTAAACGATTCATTTATCAATACAACAATGAGACTTGGAACACATCTACCACTGACCCACTGTGCATTACCCAAGCTGCATTTTCAATGTTCGGAACACTTGCTTCTTTCCTACTGTCCCTAGCTATCGGTGTGTATCTAGTTGGGATATTGGTCTGGAAGAAACCAAGAATTTGGAAGAGACTCGTCCCAATCTTTTATTATATTTGCTGGGGAATACCGGCGATCATGGTTCTCCCGAATGTCATTGGGCACTACTACGGATTTGCTGATATAG GCTGGTGCTATATTGCAAAAAATAGCCTACCCTCATCTAAATACGAAAGTTATCTTCTCGCTGAATATCTAAGCTACGACATATGGGTTTACCTGGTTTTTATTGCTTTACCGGTGCTGTATATAACAGCCTTTGTGTACATTCGATGTAAG aagaaaaacaGCAGCTATGAACCACTGTCAGTACTTCACACTCCACAAGAAGGTGACTTGAAGTTGCTGTTTGTGCCAGTGCTCTTTCTACTGCTCAGGGTGTGGACTACTATTTATGACTTGACAGTTTACAGTGGCTATAATGAGAATGATCCTTATACGAACCTGGGGAATAATGGCGCTCCTCCTCTGGCTATTTTGGGT GGAATTGGAGACAATGCCCAAGGATTGGTCAACGCTATCTTGTTTTGTGTGTTCACTAAGCAAGCGAGACAACAGCTCTTCTCCAGGCAGTCGTACCTGAATATGTGCAAGTGTCGTCATAACAGCAGGGAGCCAGAATACCAGACCCCCTTTGATGAGAGTAACAGGGAGTCAGAGTACCAGACCACCCCTGAAGAGAGTACAGAGCTGAACATTGATAGGCAGTTTTATGATAATGCATATGGAGTCATTGTGAATACTTAA
- the LOC135341389 gene encoding G-protein coupled receptor 157-like isoform X1, protein MLFCQMMLFKDDLEEDDSPILQPGYILAIQVTAGITSILSTLGASLIIFTYIAFRNLRTTARQLLVSISIADIIVAISHFVGLFANFKRFIYQYNNETWNTSTTDPLCITQAAFSMFGTLASFLLSLAIGVYLVGILVWKKPRIWKRLVPIFYYICWGIPAIMVLPNVIGHYYGFADIGWCYIAKNSLPSSKYESYLLAEYLSYDIWVYLVFIALPVLYITAFVYIRCKKKKNSSYEPLSVLHTPQEGDLKLLFVPVLFLLLRVWTTIYDLTVYSGYNENDPYTNLGNNGAPPLAILGGIGDNAQGLVNAILFCVFTKQARQQLFSRQSYLNMCKCRHNSREPEYQTPFDESNRESEYQTTPEESTELNIDRQFYDNAYGVIVNT, encoded by the exons ATGTTGTTTTGCCAAATGATGTTGTTTAAAGATGATCTAGAAGAGGATGACTCTCCTATTCTCCAGCCTGGGTATATTCTGGCCATCcaagtgacagctggaatCACTAGCATTCTCTCAACGCTGGGGGCATCTCTCATCATATTTACGTACATTGCATTCCGTAATCTACGAACAACAGCACGTCAATTGTTAGTCAGTATTAGCATTGCCGACATCATTGTTGCTATATCACATTTTGTGGGGCTATTCGCAAACTTTAAACGATTCATTTATCAATACAACAATGAGACTTGGAACACATCTACCACTGACCCACTGTGCATTACCCAAGCTGCATTTTCAATGTTCGGAACACTTGCTTCTTTCCTACTGTCCCTAGCTATCGGTGTGTATCTAGTTGGGATATTGGTCTGGAAGAAACCAAGAATTTGGAAGAGACTCGTCCCAATCTTTTATTATATTTGCTGGGGAATACCGGCGATCATGGTTCTCCCGAATGTCATTGGGCACTACTACGGATTTGCTGATATAG GCTGGTGCTATATTGCAAAAAATAGCCTACCCTCATCTAAATACGAAAGTTATCTTCTCGCTGAATATCTAAGCTACGACATATGGGTTTACCTGGTTTTTATTGCTTTACCGGTGCTGTATATAACAGCCTTTGTGTACATTCGATGTAAG aagaagaaaaacaGCAGCTATGAACCACTGTCAGTACTTCACACTCCACAAGAAGGTGACTTGAAGTTGCTGTTTGTGCCAGTGCTCTTTCTACTGCTCAGGGTGTGGACTACTATTTATGACTTGACAGTTTACAGTGGCTATAATGAGAATGATCCTTATACGAACCTGGGGAATAATGGCGCTCCTCCTCTGGCTATTTTGGGT GGAATTGGAGACAATGCCCAAGGATTGGTCAACGCTATCTTGTTTTGTGTGTTCACTAAGCAAGCGAGACAACAGCTCTTCTCCAGGCAGTCGTACCTGAATATGTGCAAGTGTCGTCATAACAGCAGGGAGCCAGAATACCAGACCCCCTTTGATGAGAGTAACAGGGAGTCAGAGTACCAGACCACCCCTGAAGAGAGTACAGAGCTGAACATTGATAGGCAGTTTTATGATAATGCATATGGAGTCATTGTGAATACTTAA
- the LOC135341388 gene encoding G-protein coupled receptor 157-like, which produces MESPTVAALADDIDLEIVNLTTIHSIQVKNTPLRMVVAISCALSIIGSLLIIFSYICFKKRRTKAREILVHISLMDLGVALANIIGVSVYFDQYYFIYTNNIPHYIDNLCKAQAFFAGYSTLGSVFWTVSLMAYLYFRIIHSHTKHALYFLRFCYGFCYGFPLLISLWLVLTGRLGYSPYDSAGWCTLITKDPLKNGEVDIFITLFGNELWIYLAFILIPILYISIRLFVYNKVEATKKYANETQIWSALQNVDYKFLFIPIIFVSLRIWTCIIIWITDFAKVKLKEDEWYTELLYYLSGIGDSSQGFANAILFVIFSKNVRESFKKCIQCKSSQRSLIINAGDESGESSRMLEPSRDSDYEATTTNSDEEREYNKEKASHNYETL; this is translated from the exons ATGGAGAGTCCAACAGTTGCTGCTCTTGCAGATGATATAGACTTGGAGATTGTCAATCTGACAACAATCCACTCAATCCAAGTCAAGAACACACCTCTAAGGATGGTTGTGGCAATCTCCTGTGCCCTATCTATCATTGGATCCCTTCTCATAATATTCTCTTATATATGCTTCAAGAAGAGAAGGACCAAAGCTCGTGAGATTCTGGTACACATCTCCCTCATGGACCTTGGAGTGGCGCTAGCCAACATCATCGGCGTGTCCGTTTATTTTGACCAATACTATTTTATCTATACCAACAACATACCCCACTACATTGACAATCTTTGCAAGGCACAAGCATTCTTTGCAGGATACTCGACATTGGGCTCTGTGTTTTGGACTGTGTCTTTGATGGCATACCTTTACTTCCGAATAATTCACAGTCACACCAAGCACGCACTGTATTTCCTTCGGTTTTGCTATGGATTTTGCTATGGCTTTCCACTGCTAATTTCTCTGTGGTTGGTGCTAACTGGACGATTGGGCTACTCCCCGTATGACTCTGCTGGCTGGTGCACTCTAATCACTAAAGACCCGCTAAAAAACGGAGAGGTCGATATCTTCATAACTCTGTTTGGGAATGAGCTATGGATCTACTTGGCCTTTATCCTCATACCAATATTGTACATTTCCATACGGCTCTTCGTCTACAATAAG GTTGAGGCAACAAAGAAGTATGCCAATGAGACACAAATTTGGTCAGCTCTTCAAAATGTCGACTACAAGTTTCTTTTCATTCCAATCATTTTTGTCAGCCTTCGAATATGGACTTGCATTATCATATGGATAACAGATTTTGCCAAAGTGAAATTGAAGGAAGACGAATGGTACACCGAACTATTGTACTATCTATCG GGCATAGGAGACTCTAGTCAAGGCTTTGCTAACGCCATCCTGTTTGTTATATTTTCGAAGAATGTAAGAGAAAGCTTCAAAAAGTGCATACAATGCAAGAGCTCGCAAAGGAGCTTGATTATTAACGCTGGTGATGAGTCGGGGGAGAGCTCAAGGATGTTAGAACCCTCCAGAGACTCAGACTATGAGGCTACCACCACTAACAGTGATGAAGAGAGAGAATATAACAAAGAAAAAGCATCACATAACTATGAAACACTATAA
- the LOC135341379 gene encoding G-protein coupled receptor 157-like yields the protein MLPLALHALNVHRLSLGLMDSSPTLTESSEDVLNEPSLYTTSIPIQNMSLVDGLFFHKHVAIRVVVGITCSLSMLGALLIILSYLCIKEIRTKSRQILVHLSVADFGVACANFIGVCVYFDQYIRHCPLESSVMNHTDIIVTNGVNTHTPCAVLLQLCKTQAFVAAYSTLASVLWTLSLAVYIYCLVFYTSRKVHFRVVYVAYFFCWGMPLLVSLWLVITDQLGYSPEGGSGWCTLKVHNEDGEQNVFAVIFGNDLWIYLTFITVTILYVSVHCHIKFHLKEMNPMFLQGSNMATISKADTKFLLIPFFFLLLRIWTMILVFLVVYLKMEPPRVLSYVLLYAAGIGDSAQGFVNALLFCVFTPKVREKLIQCFKSRATSCKACQTQKQRSSVTDLQLSNSSSLPVIKTRGRTRSPTTLTSEEELGPKRTDNKQ from the exons ATGTTACCCCTTGCTCTGCACGCATTGAATGTGCATCGTCTCAGTCTTGGATTAATGGATTCAAGTCCAACTTTAACGGAAAGCAGTGAAGATGTCCTTAATGAGCCATCGCTGTACACTACTTCAATTCCTATCCAAAATATGTCGCTAGTTGATGGACTTTTCTTCCATAAGCATGTTGCTATTCGAGTAGTCGTTGGTATCACATGCTCCCTCTCTATGCTAGGTGCATTACTCATCATTCTCTCTTACCTGTGTATTAAGGAAATCAGAACAAAATCACGCCAAATACTGGTGCACTTATCGGTCGCAGACTTTGGAGTTGCTTGTGCTAATTTCATTGGAGTTTGTGTATATTTTGACCAATACATTCGGCATTGCCCACTGGAGTCTAGCGTCATGAATCACACTGATATTATTGTCACCAATGGAGTGAATACTCACACACCATGTGCAGTTCTTTTGCAACTGTGCAAGACTCAAGCATTTGTAGCTGCATACTCCACCTTGGCATCAGTGCTCTGGACACTCAGCCTCGCTGTATATATCTATTGCCTAGTCTTCTACACCAGTAGGAAGGTTCACTTTAGAGTTGTGTATGTGGCCTACTTCTTCTGCTGGGGCATGCCTCTACTAGTGTCACTATGGCTGGTGATAACAG ACCAATTGGGCTACTCCCCTGAAGGTGGGTCCGGTTGGTGCACTCTGAAAGTTCATAACGAAGATGGAGAGCAGAATGTTTTTGCTGTCATATTTGGAAACGACTTATGGATTTACCTCACCTTCATTACAGTGACCATACTCTACGTTTCTGTTCATTGTCACATTAAATTTCAT CTCAAGGAAATGAATCCGATGTTTCTACAAGGTTCAAACATGGCGACCATTAGTAAGGCAGACACAAAGTTTCTCCTAATTCCATTCTTCTTTCTTCTACTAAGAATATGGACGATGATTCTGGTGTTTCTAGTGGTATACTTGAAAATGGAGCCACCTAGAGTTTTGTCCTATGTGCTACTCTATGCAGCA GGTATTGGCGATTCAGCACAAGGCTTTGTGAATGCTCTTCTCTTCTGTGTCTTTACTCCAAAAGTTCGAGAGAAATTGATACAGTGCTTCAAGTCCAGAGCTACATCATGCAAGGCCTGTCAAACACAGAAACAACGATCTTCTGTCACAGATTTACAACTCTCTAATTCGTCCAGCCTACCTGTCATAAAGACAAGGGGTAGAACTCGATCACCCACTACACTAACCAGTGAGGAAGAATTAGGCCCCAAACGTACTGATAACAAACAATAG
- the LOC135341401 gene encoding splicing factor U2AF 35 kDa subunit-like: MAEYLASIFGTEKDKVNCSFYFKIGACRHGDRCSRLHNKPTFSQTILVQNMYHNPNNQTQNPGVQPTVSVEAEQQHFDAFFEDVFVETEDRYGPIEEMNICDNLGDHLVGNVYIKFRYEEDAEDAVLALNNRWFNGQPIHAELSPVTDFREACCRQYEMGECTRGGFCNFMHLKPLTRDVKKHLYGKRAKNVMGGRSRSRSRSPRRRR, translated from the exons ATGGCAGAATATTTGGCATCCATCTTTGGAACAGAGAAAGACAA GGTAAATTGCTCCTTTTATTTCAAGATAGGTGCTTGTCGTCATGGAGATCGATGTTCAAGACTGCACAATAAGCCGACTTTTAGTCAG ACTATCCTGGTTCAGAATATGTACCACAATCCCAACAATCAGACTCAAAATCCGGGAGTACAGCCAA CTGTGAGTGTAGAAGCAGAGCAGCAGCATTTTGATGCTTTCTTTGAGGATGTGTTTGTTGAGACTGAGGATAGATATGGCCCCATCGAGGAGATGAACATCTGTGACAATCTGGGAGACCATCTTGTCGGAAACGTTTACATCAAG TTTCGCTATGAAGAGGATGCAGAGGATGCTGTGCTGGCTCTCAACAATCGCTGGTTCAATGGCCAGCCCATTCACGCTGAGCTCTCCCCAGTCACTGACTTCAGAGAGGCTTGCTGCAGGCAGTACGAAATGGG GGAGTGTACGCGTGGAGGATTCTGCAACTTCATGCATCTCAAGCCCCTTACTAGGGATGTTAA AAAACACTTGTATGGCAAGAGGGCTAAGAATGTCATGGGTGGAAGGAGCCGCTCTCGAAGCAGATCACCACGAAGACGAAGATAA
- the LOC135341380 gene encoding G-protein coupled receptor 157-like has translation MDPKHITCSTSVVDFWAKGPPFRAVIGLVCLLSVIGSLLIIFSYIFFKSLRSRARLILVHLSVADLGVGLANLVGNFIYFDRFYFTANQVTIHNQTVNISLFSEDSDPDMPCVSFHQPSSIAIRHLCVSQAFIAHYFTHASILWTISLAVFLYFLIVHNTTKLANYSLTLSYPLCYLLPLLVCIWLVVTDRFGYSPANLGWCSILIVNAETNKPDTYAAAFGYDLWIYLGMILVPILYLAVQLYIREKLRQTKLYLPQAEGRFWEAVHILDYNFLLIPIVFTLLRMWTSIVDIVFVYVQVKQSPLWLNLTFVYLAGIGDSAQGAANAVLFVLLTKRVRTTVFSLSYWKLKLKLHRSRWDSTEDGETDPFLTEKARTVNGHSVTDYSTSEIYTPARGSAEESNIFTFPIKNV, from the exons ATGGATCCGAAACATATTACATGTTCAACAAGTGTGGTTGATTTCTGGGCCAAAGGGCCTCCATTCAGAGCAGTCATCGGTCTTGTCTGCTTGTTATCAGTGATCGGATCTCTGTTGATAATATTCAGTTACATCTTCTTCAAGAGTCTAAGAAGCCGTGCTCGACTAATTCTGGTGCATCTTTCTGTTGCTGACCTCGGTGTGGGACTTGCAAACCTTGTCGGAAACTTTATCTATTTTGATCGCTTTTATTTCACAGCTAATCAAGTAACGATACACAATCAAACAGTAAACATTTCTTTGTTCAGCGAAGATAGCGACCCGGACATGCCTTGTGTTTCCTTCCATCAACCCAGCAGCATTGCAATCAGACATCTCTGTGTCTCCCAGGCATTTATAGCACACTACTTTACTCATGCGTCCATCCTCTGGACCATTAGCCTGGCAGTGTTTCTGTACTTCCTCATTGTGCACAACACCACAAAACTAGCCAACTATTCGCTAACTCTCTCCTATCCCCTGTGCTACTTGCTTCCACTCTTAGTGTGCATTTGGCTTGTCGTGACTGATCGATTTGGATACTCTCCAGCTAATTTAGGATGGTGCTCCATACTCATTGTCAATGCAGAAACTAACAAGCCTGACACTTATGCTGCTGCGTTCGGCTATGACCTGTGGATCTACCTGGGGATGATTCTTGTGCCCATTTTGTATTTGGCTGTTCAACTATATATAAGAGAAAAG CTAAGGCAGACCAAGCTTTACCTTCCCCAAGCTGAGGGGAGGTTCTGGGAGGCAGTACACATCCTAGACTACAATTTTCTCCTCATTCCCATTGTTTTCACACTGTTGCGAATGTGGACAAGCATTGTGGATATTGTGTTTGTCTACGTTCAAGTAAAACAATCACCTCTCTGGCTGAATCTCACCTTTGTCTATCTAGCA GGCATAGGTGATTCAGCACAAGGTGCTGCTAATGCTGTCCTCTTTGTGCTACTAACCAAGAGAGTCCGGACTACAGTGTTCAGTCTGAGCTACTGGAAGTTGAAACTAAAGCTACACAGAAGCAGGTGGGATAGTACTGAGGATGGCGAAACAGACCCTTTCCTGACAGAGAAGGCACGAACAGTTAATGGGCATTCAGTAACTGATTATTCAACTTCTGAAATCTATACTCCTGCACGAGGAAGTGCTGAAGAATCAAATATTTTTACATTTCCCATTAAAAATGTATAG